In Candidatus Vogelbacteria bacterium, the following proteins share a genomic window:
- a CDS encoding ribonuclease J, whose translation METTDSNQTAVPATVPSPDTNKPKPAGNRRPTRRPPNSRPGGPRRRPFGNSQPHNSGDGGEKSDNRQKQIIPPIDPGVIRVIPLGGVEEIGKNMTAIEFDNTILVIDIGLAFPGEETPGIDYIIPDSTYVEDNKHKIKAVIITHGHLDHIGGIPYVMPKLGNPPLYTSLLTSVMIKKRQEEFPYLPKLDIRLVEKHESLQLGDLKIRFFGATHTIPDCFGVIVETPYGNVIFTGDLKIENKDGVPAQFEIDTYTKLGAENNLLLIADSTNVTKEGFSYPEKEVHANLKEIIRNVPGRIVIGTFASLFDRIISVVQSAEELGKKVAVEGRSMKNNIEIAKELGILKVNKDTIIPSESIGDYPDDRLVVLATGAQGDEFAALMRISNKEHRTFKLKKGDTVLLSSSVIPGNEKSVDRLKDNLARLGAKIIHYGIANVHSSGHSYSGEMAWIHKMIKPKFFMPVHGSHYMLRVHEDLAISLGMPEKNIVVPDNGMIVEIIEGGTKMIPRKETASSRLVMVDGLGNDNVQEVVIRDRQVLSQDGMFVVIAIIDVKTGKVRKSPDIISRGFVYLKESQDLLHQVRGLTKKTIEDATSKMHPINFDYLKNSVREDLGRYLFQKTHKRPIILPVLIEV comes from the coding sequence ATGGAAACAACAGATAGCAACCAAACAGCAGTTCCGGCCACCGTCCCAAGTCCTGACACCAATAAACCAAAACCAGCCGGCAATCGTCGACCAACCAGACGCCCACCTAACTCTCGACCAGGTGGCCCACGTCGTCGACCTTTCGGTAATAGCCAACCCCACAACAGTGGTGATGGTGGTGAGAAAAGCGATAATCGTCAAAAACAAATTATTCCACCAATTGACCCGGGTGTTATCCGGGTTATTCCTCTTGGAGGGGTAGAAGAAATCGGTAAGAATATGACCGCAATCGAATTTGATAACACCATTTTAGTGATCGACATCGGTCTAGCTTTCCCTGGCGAAGAAACTCCTGGTATTGATTACATTATTCCTGACTCTACTTACGTTGAAGATAATAAACACAAAATCAAAGCGGTTATTATTACTCACGGCCACCTTGACCACATCGGGGGTATCCCTTATGTCATGCCAAAACTCGGCAATCCGCCACTTTATACTTCTCTATTGACCTCAGTTATGATTAAGAAGCGTCAAGAAGAATTTCCTTATCTACCCAAACTAGATATTCGTTTGGTGGAAAAACATGAGAGTTTGCAACTAGGAGACCTTAAGATTCGTTTCTTCGGGGCCACTCACACTATTCCTGACTGTTTTGGTGTCATCGTCGAAACCCCTTATGGTAATGTCATTTTCACTGGCGATTTAAAAATCGAAAATAAGGATGGTGTTCCAGCTCAATTTGAGATTGATACCTACACTAAACTCGGAGCGGAAAATAATCTACTCCTTATCGCTGATTCCACAAACGTCACCAAGGAAGGATTCTCTTATCCAGAAAAAGAAGTCCACGCCAACCTAAAAGAAATCATCCGCAACGTGCCCGGCCGAATAGTTATTGGGACTTTTGCTTCTTTATTTGATCGCATCATCTCAGTTGTTCAGTCCGCTGAAGAATTGGGCAAAAAAGTCGCCGTCGAAGGACGTTCGATGAAAAATAATATCGAGATCGCTAAAGAACTCGGTATTCTTAAAGTAAACAAAGATACTATTATCCCCTCAGAAAGTATTGGGGATTATCCCGACGATCGTCTAGTAGTCTTGGCTACCGGCGCTCAAGGTGACGAGTTTGCTGCTTTAATGCGTATCTCCAATAAAGAACACCGTACTTTCAAATTGAAAAAGGGAGACACTGTCTTACTATCTTCATCTGTTATTCCTGGTAATGAAAAAAGTGTTGATCGATTGAAAGACAACTTAGCTCGCCTTGGAGCTAAGATCATTCACTATGGTATCGCCAACGTCCACTCATCTGGCCACTCTTACAGTGGTGAAATGGCCTGGATTCACAAAATGATTAAGCCGAAGTTCTTCATGCCAGTACACGGCAGTCATTACATGTTGCGCGTTCACGAAGATTTAGCCATTTCACTAGGTATGCCTGAGAAAAATATTGTTGTACCAGACAACGGCATGATTGTAGAAATCATTGAAGGTGGAACCAAAATGATCCCTCGCAAGGAAACAGCTTCTAGTCGCTTAGTAATGGTTGACGGTTTAGGCAACGACAATGTTCAAGAAGTAGTCATTCGTGATCGACAGGTCTTGTCACAAGACGGTATGTTTGTGGTCATCGCCATTATTGATGTAAAAACTGGTAAGGTTCGCAAATCACCAGACATTATTTCTCGTGGCTTTGTTTATCTAAAAGAATCTCAAGATCTCCTTCACCAAGTTCGTGGCTTAACTAAAAAAACAATTGAAGACGCCACCAGTAAAATGCACCCAATTAATTTTGATTATCTCAAAAATTCCGTTCGAGAAGACTTGGGTAGATACCTCTTCCAAAAAACTCACAAACGACCAATCATTCTTCCTGTCTTAATTGAAGTTTAA
- the secG gene encoding preprotein translocase subunit SecG, whose product MELIGSILPYVQVGLSIVLIGLVLLQQNDASLGTAFGGGESAGSFHKKRGLEKTFFTATIIVAILFVGSAVLALFI is encoded by the coding sequence ATGGAACTTATAGGTTCAATATTACCCTATGTTCAAGTTGGACTATCTATTGTCTTAATAGGTCTGGTCTTACTTCAACAAAATGACGCCAGTCTAGGTACCGCCTTTGGTGGTGGAGAAAGTGCTGGTTCATTTCACAAAAAAAGAGGTCTAGAAAAAACCTTTTTTACCGCTACTATTATTGTTGCTATTCTGTTTGTTGGATCAGCTGTCCTTGCATTGTTCATCTAA
- a CDS encoding co-chaperone GroES: MKGINIKPLGDRVLVLPEREEKNTTKSGIIIPDTIDKERPEQGTVIAVGDGWFTEDGDLVPLRIKKGQTVLFSKYGPDEIKFEGKEYFIIKESNILAIIE; this comes from the coding sequence ATGAAAGGAATCAACATTAAGCCGTTAGGTGACCGAGTGTTGGTCTTACCTGAACGGGAAGAAAAGAATACAACTAAATCAGGGATTATTATCCCAGATACTATTGATAAAGAACGTCCGGAACAGGGAACGGTTATAGCTGTCGGTGATGGCTGGTTTACCGAAGATGGTGACTTGGTGCCATTGCGGATCAAGAAAGGTCAAACTGTTTTATTCTCTAAATATGGGCCTGACGAAATTAAATTTGAAGGTAAAGAATATTTTATTATTAAAGAGTCGAATATATTAGCAATAATCGAGTAG
- the groL gene encoding chaperonin GroEL (60 kDa chaperone family; promotes refolding of misfolded polypeptides especially under stressful conditions; forms two stacked rings of heptamers to form a barrel-shaped 14mer; ends can be capped by GroES; misfolded proteins enter the barrel where they are refolded when GroES binds), protein MAKNVIFNEEARRSLKAGIDKLSLAVKMTLGPRGRAVVIEKAYGAPQVTLDGVTVAKEIEFEDRFENLGASLIKQAADKTNDNVGDGTTTSIILAQALIEEGEKAVSERGMNVIHLADEIKRGGEAIIAALEDQAEEVKDNKIKEVATLSAKDAEIGELIADVFKTVGEEAVITIEDSNTVSNSSEVVEGMQFDKGYIAPYMVTNMEKMEAEYTDPYILITDKKISSIKEILPLLEKLAQSGKKELVIIAEDVDGEALTTLIVNKVRGIFNGLAIKAPGFGDRRKEMLEDIAVVTGGQVISETVGLKLEAIEVSMLGRARRIISSKDNTIIVGGKGKKADIESRVAQLKQAIDRTESKYDKDKLKERLGKLSGGVAVIKVGAPTESAQKELKQRVEDAVAATRAAMEEGVVPGGGIALFNSYSALDSIKTKDEAGQYALEILRKVVYAPITAIIENSGETSSVILEELKTKKDEVKGKTDKLWLGFNARTNTIEDLKKVGIVDPLKVTKTAFTNAISVATNYLTIGVAITDIPKEEKTAGPGGMDY, encoded by the coding sequence ATGGCTAAAAATGTAATTTTTAATGAAGAAGCTCGTCGCTCGCTGAAAGCGGGAATTGATAAGTTGTCACTAGCGGTCAAAATGACCCTCGGTCCTCGAGGTCGAGCAGTAGTGATTGAAAAAGCTTATGGCGCACCACAAGTCACTCTTGATGGTGTGACAGTGGCTAAGGAAATTGAATTTGAAGATCGATTTGAAAATCTAGGGGCTAGTTTGATCAAACAGGCAGCTGATAAAACTAACGATAATGTGGGTGATGGTACTACCACTTCCATTATCTTAGCTCAAGCTTTAATTGAAGAAGGAGAAAAAGCGGTTAGTGAAAGGGGAATGAATGTGATTCATTTAGCTGATGAGATTAAGCGTGGTGGTGAAGCGATCATTGCCGCCTTAGAAGATCAAGCTGAAGAAGTGAAAGATAATAAAATAAAAGAAGTAGCTACTTTGTCAGCCAAGGATGCGGAAATTGGGGAGTTGATTGCCGATGTTTTCAAAACTGTCGGTGAAGAAGCGGTGATTACGATCGAAGATTCCAACACAGTATCTAACTCTTCTGAGGTGGTGGAGGGGATGCAATTTGATAAGGGTTATATTGCACCCTACATGGTGACTAACATGGAGAAAATGGAAGCGGAATATACTGATCCGTACATCTTGATTACCGATAAGAAAATTTCTTCGATTAAAGAAATTTTGCCTTTGCTGGAAAAATTAGCTCAAAGTGGTAAAAAAGAATTAGTCATTATTGCTGAAGATGTTGATGGTGAAGCTTTGACTACTTTGATTGTCAACAAAGTGAGAGGTATTTTCAATGGCTTGGCGATTAAGGCGCCTGGGTTTGGTGACCGTCGCAAAGAAATGTTGGAAGATATTGCGGTTGTCACTGGCGGTCAAGTGATTTCAGAAACGGTGGGCTTGAAGTTGGAAGCGATCGAAGTATCGATGTTGGGCCGTGCTCGACGGATTATTTCTAGTAAAGACAATACTATTATTGTTGGTGGTAAAGGCAAGAAAGCTGATATTGAATCTCGAGTGGCTCAATTAAAACAGGCGATTGATCGAACAGAGTCAAAATATGATAAAGATAAATTGAAAGAACGATTAGGTAAACTCTCTGGTGGAGTGGCGGTGATCAAAGTCGGTGCCCCAACCGAGTCAGCGCAAAAAGAATTGAAGCAACGTGTTGAAGATGCGGTCGCGGCTACTCGAGCGGCGATGGAAGAAGGAGTGGTGCCGGGTGGTGGTATTGCCTTGTTTAATTCCTACTCAGCCCTCGATAGTATTAAAACCAAAGATGAAGCTGGACAATATGCACTCGAAATATTACGTAAAGTAGTTTACGCGCCAATCACGGCTATTATTGAAAATAGTGGGGAGACTAGCTCGGTAATTTTGGAAGAATTAAAAACCAAAAAAGACGAAGTGAAAGGTAAGACTGACAAGTTGTGGTTGGGTTTCAATGCTCGTACTAATACAATTGAAGATCTGAAGAAGGTTGGGATTGTTGATCCGTTGAAAGTGACTAAGACTGCTTTCACTAATGCTATTTCGGTGGCGACTAATTATCTAACTATTGGGGTGGCTATTACTGACATTCCTAAAGAAGAAAAAACTGCTGGTCCGGGAGGAATGGATTATTAA
- a CDS encoding LemA family protein, whose protein sequence is MIILYVLIGVVVVIGLWFALSYNGFISLVNRTKEAWSDIEVQMKRRYDLIPNLINTVKGYASHESATFEKITQARSQAMQAGTVAEHAQAENMLTGALKSLFAVSEAYPDLKANANFLELQRELSDTENKIQAARRFYNGNVRDLNTKIESFPSNFIANIFKFTAREFFELDESEQAAKQPVEVKF, encoded by the coding sequence ATGATTATTTTATACGTGTTAATTGGAGTAGTGGTAGTGATTGGTCTGTGGTTTGCCTTGTCTTACAACGGTTTTATTAGTCTGGTCAACCGAACCAAAGAAGCTTGGTCTGACATTGAGGTTCAAATGAAGCGTCGTTATGATTTGATCCCTAACTTGATCAATACCGTTAAGGGTTATGCTTCACACGAAAGTGCCACTTTTGAAAAGATTACCCAAGCTCGTTCTCAAGCAATGCAAGCGGGAACAGTCGCTGAACACGCTCAAGCGGAAAATATGTTAACCGGGGCGCTTAAGTCACTCTTTGCTGTATCGGAAGCTTATCCAGATTTGAAAGCGAATGCTAACTTCCTAGAACTACAGCGAGAATTGTCTGACACCGAAAACAAAATCCAAGCTGCTCGTCGTTTCTACAACGGCAATGTTCGTGATCTAAACACTAAAATTGAATCTTTCCCATCTAACTTTATTGCTAACATCTTTAAGTTTACCGCTCGAGAATTCTTCGAATTAGATGAATCTGAACAAGCAGCGAAACAACCAGTGGAAGTAAAGTTCTAA
- a CDS encoding DUF2207 domain-containing protein, with the protein MLVRLVKYITIPALVFFLVPVLVFGQSNRSYFYDQIVVDIQTNKDSTVDITERQTYHFNGEYHQGWRSIPLKGFSSITDVVVSNSDAPLKYSSRRLNKLDPASWGHYTYFKDENGFNIEWYFGPNDVPEWTLSYKVHGAISFLKDKDELYWNIFSDYSVPVDSLEVHVFPPDEALAANQIQSTVYTSSVPYQSWPEVYKDSTSGIKLAGLTMQLHDAPPYEKVTVAVGWPKEIVDQGAFWRWWLGDNILAIVMGVLIILNMIGWFGYWYFTERFRKGTGTIIPQYEPALNLRPAEVEVVMKESVTAVGWSATVVDLAVRGFLLIKEDKTRIPKFIKWAYSLFFIGIFIFLGSGFVGALSSHQTTNIGFMAVFSFFIIGSFIVGLSKFSKKDYLVEKTNKDNSTLLSYEREFINILCGSTSYVFSTRELRTNESMAKKIYERMKKNEVDLYSILDKDNNLYSNNLAKEKKGQVVFLFMVMGSFFVIWLGSFFSPVSDFILKYFGVEFLTLPILVVVFLLLTLVNIWYFLIKYEARLSDKGNKAKEDLLGFKLYLKTAERYRLQNLTPDLFEKFLPYAMVFGVEKEWGKAFASLSVPPPSWYSGAYGGATMGSSSISSSGFSAGAFSSSFSSSFSSAFSSSGASGGSGGGGSAGGGGGGGGGGAS; encoded by the coding sequence ATGTTGGTTAGGCTAGTAAAATACATAACAATTCCGGCCCTAGTTTTTTTTCTAGTGCCGGTTTTGGTTTTTGGCCAGAGTAATCGATCATATTTCTATGATCAGATTGTGGTCGACATTCAAACCAATAAAGATTCTACGGTCGATATAACCGAACGACAGACATATCATTTTAACGGAGAATATCACCAAGGTTGGAGATCCATTCCTTTAAAAGGATTTAGTAGTATTACTGATGTTGTGGTTAGCAATTCTGATGCCCCGCTTAAATATTCTTCTCGGCGACTCAATAAGCTTGATCCGGCTAGTTGGGGTCACTACACTTACTTCAAAGATGAAAACGGTTTTAATATCGAATGGTATTTTGGTCCCAATGATGTTCCTGAGTGGACACTCTCCTATAAAGTGCATGGAGCGATTAGTTTTCTAAAAGACAAAGACGAACTATATTGGAATATTTTTAGTGATTATTCTGTACCAGTCGACTCCCTGGAAGTTCATGTTTTTCCTCCAGACGAAGCGCTGGCAGCTAATCAAATACAGTCAACGGTTTATACATCCTCTGTTCCATACCAGTCTTGGCCAGAAGTTTATAAAGATTCTACCTCTGGCATAAAGTTGGCTGGGTTAACTATGCAGCTCCATGATGCTCCCCCTTATGAAAAGGTGACTGTTGCTGTCGGTTGGCCCAAAGAGATTGTTGACCAAGGGGCTTTTTGGAGGTGGTGGCTAGGTGATAATATTTTGGCAATTGTTATGGGGGTATTAATAATTTTGAATATGATAGGTTGGTTTGGGTATTGGTATTTTACTGAACGTTTTCGCAAAGGGACTGGAACCATTATTCCGCAATATGAACCGGCTTTAAATTTAAGACCAGCTGAGGTGGAGGTGGTGATGAAAGAAAGTGTTACCGCAGTTGGTTGGTCAGCGACCGTTGTGGATTTAGCGGTGAGGGGATTTCTTTTGATTAAAGAAGATAAAACCAGAATTCCAAAATTTATTAAATGGGCTTACAGCTTGTTTTTTATAGGTATTTTTATTTTCTTAGGCTCTGGTTTTGTGGGAGCTCTTTCAAGTCATCAAACAACGAATATTGGATTTATGGCAGTGTTTTCCTTTTTTATAATAGGTTCTTTTATAGTTGGCCTAAGTAAGTTTTCAAAAAAAGATTATTTGGTTGAAAAAACTAATAAAGATAACTCCACCCTACTATCTTACGAGAGAGAATTTATTAACATTTTGTGTGGTTCTACTAGTTACGTTTTTTCAACCAGAGAACTTAGGACTAATGAATCTATGGCTAAGAAGATTTATGAGAGAATGAAAAAAAATGAAGTAGACTTATATAGTATTCTTGATAAAGATAACAATCTATATAGTAACAATTTAGCTAAAGAAAAAAAGGGTCAAGTCGTCTTTTTGTTTATGGTCATGGGTAGTTTTTTCGTCATCTGGTTAGGGAGTTTTTTCAGTCCGGTGTCTGATTTTATTTTGAAATATTTCGGTGTAGAGTTCTTAACTTTACCAATACTAGTTGTTGTATTTTTGTTGTTAACATTGGTAAACATTTGGTATTTTTTAATTAAATACGAAGCACGTTTGTCGGATAAAGGTAATAAAGCCAAAGAAGATTTACTTGGGTTTAAGTTGTATCTAAAAACAGCTGAACGTTATCGGTTGCAAAATCTGACGCCAGATTTGTTTGAAAAGTTTTTACCATACGCCATGGTGTTTGGAGTTGAGAAAGAGTGGGGTAAAGCCTTTGCTTCACTCAGTGTTCCACCTCCATCTTGGTATAGTGGTGCCTATGGAGGGGCTACAATGGGATCTTCTTCAATAAGTAGTTCCGGATTTTCCGCTGGGGCCTTCTCGTCTTCTTTTTCTTCTAGTTTCTCATCGGCTTTTTCTAGTTCTGGAGCTAGTGGTGGTTCGGGTGGGGGTGGTTCTGCTGGTGGCGGTGGAGGAGGAGGTGGAGGTGGGGCTAGTTAG
- a CDS encoding M48 family metallopeptidase: MATLYTQQASNVRKTWLLVSIFLVVIIGLGWGFSYFYNNPIILYGAVIGSVLMNIVSFWYSDKIVLSMSGAKPATREEYFDLYTVTENLAITAGLPTPKLYVITDPAPNAFATGRNKDHSAVAVTTGLLERLDRTELEGVIAHELAHVGNRDILLQTVVVILVGFVALLSDFFLRSMVFGRGSDERDCRLGMIITIIGFALAILSPIIATLIQLAISRKREFLADATGALLTRYPEGLASALEKISAYGAPMQRASDATAHMFIANPFGGKSVGGLHKLFMTHPPAEERVKALRELSV; this comes from the coding sequence ATGGCTACCCTATACACCCAACAAGCATCTAATGTCAGAAAAACTTGGCTCCTGGTCTCGATTTTTTTGGTGGTAATTATTGGTCTTGGTTGGGGATTTAGTTACTTCTACAATAATCCGATAATTCTATATGGAGCGGTAATAGGTAGTGTTTTAATGAACATTGTTAGTTTTTGGTATTCCGACAAAATTGTTTTGTCGATGTCTGGAGCGAAGCCGGCCACTCGGGAAGAATATTTCGACTTGTACACCGTGACCGAAAACTTAGCCATCACCGCTGGTCTCCCAACTCCCAAACTGTATGTCATCACTGATCCAGCTCCCAACGCTTTTGCGACTGGCCGTAACAAAGATCACTCCGCTGTCGCTGTCACAACCGGTTTACTAGAAAGACTTGATCGAACTGAGCTGGAAGGAGTGATTGCTCACGAATTGGCTCATGTTGGTAATCGCGATATTTTATTGCAAACGGTGGTGGTGATTTTGGTTGGTTTCGTGGCTTTATTGTCAGACTTCTTTTTGCGATCGATGGTGTTCGGTCGCGGGAGTGATGAAAGAGATTGTCGTTTGGGAATGATAATTACTATCATTGGTTTTGCTCTAGCCATCCTGTCACCGATTATAGCTACCCTTATTCAGTTAGCGATCTCTCGTAAACGAGAATTTTTGGCGGACGCGACCGGGGCTTTACTAACTCGTTATCCAGAAGGTTTAGCATCAGCTTTGGAAAAAATATCTGCCTATGGAGCTCCAATGCAGCGAGCTAGTGATGCGACCGCTCACATGTTCATCGCTAACCCATTTGGAGGTAAAAGTGTAGGCGGTTTGCATAAGTTATTTATGACTCATCCACCAGCTGAAGAGAGGGTTAAGGCTTTACGAGAGCTTAGTGTATAA
- a CDS encoding DUF1189 domain-containing protein — translation MSIFQEIKNSLYNPGYYQDLIEKPFSHSVKYYCALTLVLGIIVTMIGSVLIVPAFNVVVWGVKEVVLSVYPDDLKISVESGLVKTNVQEPFVIAIPEKYRAEAGGKKNLLVIDTSTTTSPEKLKSYETVALLAKDSIIYESGVDGQSDVQSFDSDLSFKLDKEGIGRFFNEIEPYYKFLTPILVLGLFMLVVLIMVGTMLYLLLVALLVWILAALNKWDISYLKAYQMSLHFATLGFVVALISILVLPGGSALILFTATLVLLALVTFKVGNDESKPEVEVN, via the coding sequence ATGTCCATTTTTCAAGAAATAAAAAATAGTTTATACAATCCTGGCTATTATCAAGACTTAATTGAGAAGCCTTTTTCTCATTCGGTTAAATATTATTGTGCTTTAACTTTGGTATTAGGAATTATTGTGACAATGATTGGGTCAGTTTTAATTGTTCCAGCTTTTAATGTGGTGGTCTGGGGAGTGAAAGAGGTGGTCTTGTCTGTTTATCCTGATGATCTGAAAATTTCAGTAGAAAGTGGTTTGGTTAAGACCAATGTTCAAGAGCCATTTGTGATTGCGATCCCAGAAAAGTATCGAGCAGAAGCTGGTGGCAAGAAAAATTTACTAGTCATCGATACTTCAACCACAACCAGTCCAGAAAAACTGAAATCATACGAGACGGTCGCCCTTTTAGCCAAAGATTCTATTATTTACGAAAGCGGAGTTGATGGTCAATCTGATGTTCAGTCTTTTGATTCAGATTTGAGTTTTAAATTAGATAAAGAGGGAATTGGTCGTTTTTTCAATGAGATTGAACCGTATTATAAGTTTCTAACTCCAATTTTAGTGCTTGGTTTATTTATGTTGGTGGTGTTGATTATGGTGGGTACTATGTTGTACTTACTTTTGGTAGCCTTACTGGTTTGGATTTTGGCCGCTTTAAACAAGTGGGATATTAGTTATCTGAAGGCTTATCAAATGAGTCTTCACTTTGCCACTTTGGGTTTTGTGGTAGCCTTAATTAGTATCCTCGTTTTACCTGGAGGTAGTGCTCTTATTCTGTTCACTGCCACTCTGGTTTTGTTAGCCTTGGTGACTTTTAAGGTAGGTAATGACGAGTCAAAACCAGAAGTGGAGGTCAACTAG
- a CDS encoding VOC family protein has product MIKLSSLLIGVSDLHKARPFYEQVFGIKFDEFRPPFASFHLGGVEFNVEENTPTRSANWAETHIGTRKQFSFQVDDLEVFLKHAEQAGATIVVQPEIKPWGWKEAIIADPDQNEFLIEQEIL; this is encoded by the coding sequence ATGATTAAATTATCTTCGCTGTTGATTGGGGTGTCCGATCTCCACAAAGCTCGACCTTTTTATGAACAGGTGTTTGGGATAAAGTTTGATGAGTTTCGACCACCCTTTGCTAGTTTTCACCTGGGTGGGGTGGAGTTTAATGTAGAAGAGAATACTCCTACTCGTTCGGCGAATTGGGCAGAAACTCATATTGGGACGAGAAAACAATTTTCTTTTCAGGTTGATGATCTAGAAGTATTTTTAAAACACGCCGAGCAGGCTGGTGCCACTATTGTCGTACAGCCAGAAATAAAGCCGTGGGGCTGGAAAGAGGCGATTATCGCTGACCCTGACCAAAATGAGTTTCTAATTGAGCAGGAGATCCTTTAG
- a CDS encoding DsbA family protein, protein MEILKQQSKKERDEQKANNRAVVRVIFWILVILAIGGSVFATAKLAKMSKNSEVAGGTVSQVGPTDHTIGNASSSLVLVEYSDFQCPACKAYSPIVKELVATYKDDMLFVYRHFPLYQIHLNARITAQATEAANNQGKFWEMHDILFANQAEWSSKSPSNIEVVLAQYAGQIGLDVEKFKADLNSVAAKDRVAADLASGMKAQVGGTPTFFLNGRMLDHEEISTDQKFKALIDKALADINSNQATSTVE, encoded by the coding sequence ATGGAAATACTAAAACAACAATCAAAAAAAGAGCGAGATGAACAAAAAGCTAATAATCGGGCAGTAGTTAGGGTTATTTTCTGGATTCTGGTTATTTTAGCTATTGGTGGGTCTGTGTTTGCGACGGCTAAATTAGCCAAGATGAGTAAGAATTCAGAAGTGGCTGGAGGAACCGTTTCTCAGGTTGGACCGACTGATCATACTATTGGCAACGCCAGTTCCTCTTTAGTGTTAGTGGAATACTCTGATTTTCAGTGTCCAGCTTGTAAGGCTTATTCGCCGATAGTGAAAGAATTGGTAGCTACTTACAAAGACGATATGTTGTTTGTTTATCGTCACTTCCCTTTGTATCAGATTCACCTAAACGCTAGGATAACAGCTCAAGCCACTGAAGCGGCTAATAATCAAGGTAAATTTTGGGAGATGCATGATATTTTGTTTGCTAACCAGGCTGAGTGGTCCAGCAAGAGTCCTAGTAATATTGAAGTAGTTTTAGCTCAATATGCAGGCCAGATTGGTTTAGATGTTGAGAAATTTAAAGCTGATTTGAATTCAGTAGCCGCGAAAGATCGGGTGGCAGCTGATTTGGCTAGTGGAATGAAAGCCCAAGTGGGTGGGACCCCAACCTTTTTTCTTAACGGTAGAATGTTAGACCATGAAGAAATCAGTACTGATCAAAAATTTAAAGCGTTAATAGATAAAGCTTTAGCCGACATTAATAGTAATCAAGCTACTTCCACGGTTGAATAA
- a CDS encoding vitamin K epoxide reductase family protein: MDQSNQPVPIWFTLTLSLVAVIGFLDATYLTINHIVFGSTPCTLLEGCEIVTSSVYSTIFGVPVALFGAIFYLIVLLLSLWYLDSRQPWALSAVAYLSVPAVLASVVFVGLQAFVLKAFCLYCLISALTSTIIFILGMSYLVLFRKA, translated from the coding sequence ATGGATCAATCTAATCAACCTGTTCCAATTTGGTTTACTTTGACACTGTCTCTAGTGGCGGTAATTGGTTTTTTAGATGCTACTTATTTGACCATTAATCATATAGTTTTTGGCTCAACCCCTTGTACTCTTTTAGAAGGGTGTGAGATAGTCACTTCCAGTGTTTATTCAACGATTTTCGGTGTTCCGGTCGCTTTATTTGGTGCCATCTTTTACTTAATAGTCCTACTCTTGTCTTTGTGGTACTTGGACAGTCGTCAACCTTGGGCATTGTCGGCAGTTGCTTATCTGTCTGTGCCAGCTGTATTAGCGTCGGTGGTTTTTGTTGGGCTACAAGCTTTCGTACTGAAAGCTTTTTGTCTGTACTGTTTGATTTCTGCTCTTACTTCTACCATTATTTTTATTTTAGGGATGTCTTATTTGGTTTTGTTCCGTAAAGCTTAA